In Rhodanobacter denitrificans, a single window of DNA contains:
- a CDS encoding aldehyde dehydrogenase family protein — MLNKSYPYYLANRPQASKTMLEVRDKYSGRLATRVAVPDAKAVEKAIAAAVNAAKPMREFKPWARQTVLQYCAARFAERRDELAEALCIEAGKPIKDAAGEVTRLIETFRIAAEEAVRINGETINLELASRLDGYHGYTRRVPLGPVSFITPFNFPLNLVAHKVAPAIAAGCPFVLKPSEKTPIGALIIGEVLAETDLPKGAFSILTLDGAHAAPLVEDPRFKLLSFTGGQVGWALKARAGHKKVTLELGGNAACIVDADQDGKLDHVVQRLVFGAFYQSGQSCIGVQRIYAHADIYDALKRKLVAATKKLKAGDPKDRSVFLGPMIDEAAAERLHGWILEAKQAGGRILCGGKRHGNMLDATLMENVPADAKANRMEAFGPFALLAPFRRFDEAIAMVNDSDYGLQAGIFTDSLAHAMRAWNELEQGGVIVNDIPSFRVDNMPYGGVKLSGLGREGVRYAIEDMSETRLMVMRES; from the coding sequence ATGTTGAACAAGAGCTACCCCTACTACCTCGCCAACCGCCCGCAGGCGTCGAAGACGATGCTAGAGGTGCGCGACAAGTACAGTGGCAGGCTGGCCACCCGAGTCGCCGTGCCCGATGCCAAGGCCGTCGAGAAGGCCATCGCCGCCGCAGTGAATGCCGCGAAGCCGATGCGCGAGTTCAAGCCGTGGGCGCGGCAGACGGTGCTGCAGTATTGCGCGGCGCGTTTCGCCGAGCGCCGCGACGAGCTGGCCGAGGCGTTGTGCATCGAGGCGGGCAAGCCGATCAAGGACGCCGCCGGCGAGGTGACGCGGCTGATCGAGACGTTCCGCATCGCCGCCGAGGAGGCAGTTCGGATCAACGGCGAGACGATCAACCTGGAACTTGCCAGCCGTCTGGACGGCTATCACGGCTACACCAGGCGCGTGCCGCTGGGGCCGGTGTCGTTCATCACGCCATTCAACTTTCCGCTGAATCTGGTAGCGCACAAGGTGGCGCCAGCGATCGCCGCCGGCTGTCCGTTCGTGCTGAAGCCGTCGGAGAAGACCCCGATCGGCGCGCTGATCATCGGCGAGGTGCTGGCCGAGACCGACCTGCCGAAGGGCGCGTTCTCGATCCTCACCCTGGATGGCGCGCACGCCGCACCGCTGGTGGAGGATCCGCGCTTCAAGCTGCTCTCGTTCACCGGCGGGCAGGTCGGCTGGGCGCTGAAGGCGCGCGCCGGGCACAAGAAGGTGACGCTGGAGCTGGGCGGCAACGCGGCGTGCATCGTCGACGCCGACCAGGACGGCAAGCTCGACCACGTCGTGCAGCGGCTGGTGTTCGGCGCGTTCTACCAGTCCGGCCAAAGCTGCATCGGCGTGCAGCGCATCTACGCGCATGCCGACATCTACGATGCGCTGAAGCGCAAGCTGGTCGCCGCCACGAAGAAGCTCAAGGCCGGCGACCCGAAAGACAGGAGCGTGTTCCTCGGCCCGATGATCGACGAGGCCGCCGCCGAGCGCCTGCACGGCTGGATCCTGGAGGCGAAGCAGGCCGGCGGCAGGATCCTCTGCGGCGGCAAGCGCCATGGCAACATGCTCGACGCCACCCTGATGGAAAACGTGCCCGCCGACGCCAAGGCGAATCGCATGGAGGCGTTCGGCCCGTTCGCCCTGCTCGCCCCGTTCCGGCGGTTCGACGAGGCGATCGCGATGGTCAACGATTCCGACTACGGCCTGCAGGCCGGCATCTTCACCGACAGCCTCGCCCACGCGATGCGCGCATGGAACGAACTGGAACAGGGCGGCGTGATCGTCAACGACATTCCCAGCTTCCGCGTGGACAACATGCCGTACGGCGGCGTGAAACTGTCCGGCCTGGGCCGCGAGGGCGTGCGCTACGCGATCGAGGACATGAGCGAGACCCGCCTGATGGTGATGCGCGAGTCCTGA
- the xseA gene encoding exodeoxyribonuclease VII large subunit, with amino-acid sequence MPEPSDHAAPRHVLTPSSLNRLVRDLLGDALPQVWIEGELSNVAKPASGHLYFTLKDSGAQVRCAMFKMKAAALRFRPADGMQVLLRAKVGLYEPRGEFQLVAEYMEPAGEGALQREFEQLKARLDAEGLFDPARKRTLPAYARRIGVITSATGAAVRDVLSVLARRWPLADVDVLPVPVQGREAPPAIVAMLKKASASARYDVLLLTRGGGSLEDLWAFNEEAVARAIHASAVPVVSAVGHEIDFSIADFVADLRAPTPSAAAELLVPDAVAVGRHLRQLQQRLATLLQRRLQAQSQRVDHLLARLQAQRPQARLQRDRERLQHLRLRLASVLREAQQQRRARLDRLHARLLAQHPRTRLPLLTRRLNEQQLRLHRAIAQILERRQTTLRHAGHALHAVSPLATLERGYAILFDADGQVLRSVQGVEPGNALRARLVDGELGLRVEARGPAKSRG; translated from the coding sequence ATGCCAGAGCCGTCCGACCACGCCGCACCGCGCCACGTCCTCACCCCCAGCTCGCTCAACCGGCTGGTGCGCGACCTGCTGGGAGATGCCTTGCCGCAAGTGTGGATCGAGGGCGAACTGTCGAACGTGGCCAAGCCGGCCTCGGGCCACCTGTACTTCACACTGAAGGACAGCGGCGCCCAGGTGCGTTGCGCGATGTTCAAGATGAAGGCGGCCGCGCTGCGCTTCCGCCCGGCCGACGGCATGCAGGTGCTGCTGCGCGCCAAGGTCGGTTTGTACGAACCGCGCGGCGAGTTCCAATTGGTCGCCGAATACATGGAGCCGGCCGGCGAAGGCGCTCTGCAGCGCGAGTTCGAGCAGCTCAAGGCGCGGCTCGACGCCGAGGGCCTGTTCGACCCGGCGCGCAAGCGCACCCTGCCCGCCTACGCGCGGCGCATCGGCGTGATCACCTCGGCCACCGGCGCCGCAGTGCGCGACGTGCTCAGCGTGCTGGCGCGGCGCTGGCCGCTGGCCGACGTCGACGTGCTGCCGGTGCCGGTGCAGGGCCGCGAAGCACCACCGGCGATCGTCGCCATGCTGAAGAAAGCCTCGGCCAGTGCGCGCTACGACGTACTGCTGCTGACCCGCGGTGGCGGCTCGCTGGAAGACCTGTGGGCGTTCAACGAGGAAGCCGTGGCGCGCGCGATCCACGCCAGTGCGGTGCCGGTGGTGAGCGCGGTGGGCCACGAGATCGACTTCAGCATCGCCGACTTCGTGGCCGACCTGCGCGCGCCCACGCCCTCGGCCGCCGCCGAACTGCTGGTACCCGACGCGGTGGCGGTCGGCCGCCACCTGCGGCAGCTGCAGCAGCGCCTGGCCACCTTGCTGCAACGCCGGCTGCAGGCGCAGTCGCAACGCGTCGACCATCTGCTGGCGCGCTTGCAGGCGCAACGCCCGCAGGCGCGCCTGCAACGCGACCGCGAACGGCTGCAGCACCTGCGCCTGCGCCTGGCCAGCGTGCTGCGCGAAGCGCAGCAGCAACGCCGCGCGCGCCTCGACCGCCTGCACGCACGCCTGCTGGCGCAACACCCGCGCACGCGACTGCCGCTGCTTACCCGCCGGCTGAACGAACAACAGCTGCGCCTGCACCGCGCGATCGCGCAAATCCTCGAACGCCGGCAGACCACGCTGCGCCACGCCGGCCACGCGCTGCACGCGGTCAGCCCGCTGGCCACGCTGGAACGCGGCTACGCCATCCTGTTCGACGCCGACGGCCAGGTGCTGCGTTCGGTGCAGGGTGTTGAGCCCGGCAACGCGCTGCGGGCGCGCTTGGTGGACGGGGAGCTGGGGTTGCGGGTGGAAGCGCGTGGGCCTGCGAAGTCACGCGGGTAA
- a CDS encoding YdcF family protein — MTLNVLLILIALAVVLSRLKWRRCSRVLLGSALILLLAVGCGPVPSWLLAQLQSGHATTASIDWGQRNAIVLLGVGTVRVAGSGEVEPSLFAYGRIGKAAQLYRACRQAGRECRIEVSGGDARGLGRPEAIVYAGDLQRLGVDAADLLLESRSMNTWQNAQFSGPLLQAYGADRVLLVSSGFHLRRGMLYFAHFGIHAVPVPADHVDGVRSWLPLSHNFAMADLALHEYAGIVRYHVYDAMGWNVQATKPGAL, encoded by the coding sequence ATGACCCTGAACGTGCTGCTGATCCTGATCGCGCTGGCCGTGGTGCTGTCGCGCCTGAAGTGGCGTCGCTGCAGCCGCGTGCTGCTGGGATCGGCGCTGATCCTGCTGCTGGCGGTCGGCTGTGGGCCGGTGCCGAGCTGGCTGCTGGCGCAGCTGCAATCGGGCCATGCGACGACCGCATCGATCGACTGGGGCCAACGCAACGCGATCGTGTTGCTGGGCGTCGGCACCGTGCGCGTGGCCGGCAGCGGCGAGGTCGAGCCCAGCCTGTTCGCCTACGGGCGCATCGGCAAGGCGGCACAGCTGTACCGCGCATGCCGGCAGGCCGGGCGCGAGTGCAGGATCGAGGTGAGTGGCGGCGACGCGCGCGGACTCGGTCGGCCCGAGGCAATCGTCTATGCCGGCGATCTGCAGCGGCTCGGCGTGGATGCCGCCGACCTGCTGCTGGAGTCGCGCAGCATGAATACCTGGCAGAACGCGCAGTTCAGCGGCCCGCTGCTGCAGGCGTACGGCGCCGACCGCGTGCTGCTGGTGTCGTCCGGCTTCCACCTGCGCCGCGGCATGCTGTACTTCGCCCACTTCGGCATCCATGCCGTGCCGGTGCCGGCCGATCACGTCGACGGCGTGCGTTCCTGGCTGCCGCTGTCGCACAACTTCGCCATGGCCGACCTGGCCCTGCACGAATACGCCGGCATCGTGCGCTACCACGTGTACGACGCGATGGGTTGGAACGTGCAGGCGACGAAACCTGGCGCGCTGTAG
- a CDS encoding phospholipase D-like domain-containing protein, with product MPTPLIPATPSRLLAEQALSRAAGAPLLNGNAVDLLIDAAAHYEAWLAAICGARQRVLLENYIIRDDEVGRAFRDALVERAQAGVFVAVVVDWLGCLGQSRGAFWAPLRAAGGEVRVFNPLQLGQPLGWISRDHRKLLVVDGVLGFLSGVCISAKWLGDPARGVPPWRDTGVALRGPAVAELEAAFAQSWGETGVALRQLPAAAEPATPAGDVALRLIATQPSTAGMYRLDQMIAAMARKTLWLTDAYFVGLAPYVQALVAAARDGVDVRLLVPGSSDIPVVAGMSRSGYRPLLKAGIRMFEWNGSMLHAKTAVADGQWARVGSSNLNIASWLGNRELDVAVEDAGFARQLAAQYERDLDNATEIVLASRRHRHGGGSRERVCRSEVPPPRVRHAGGSSGRAAAGALRIANSVGAVLTNRRVLGDTGSGSLVIGTVVLAVLAVVAFVWPAWIGWPFGAIAAWFALNLGIRSWRARKRRWRELRDADDD from the coding sequence ATGCCCACGCCATTGATCCCCGCCACCCCGAGCCGCCTGCTGGCCGAACAGGCGCTGAGCCGCGCCGCCGGCGCACCGCTGCTCAATGGCAACGCGGTGGACCTGCTGATCGATGCCGCCGCCCATTACGAAGCCTGGCTGGCGGCCATCTGCGGTGCACGCCAGCGCGTGCTGCTGGAGAACTACATCATCCGCGACGACGAGGTCGGACGCGCCTTCCGCGATGCGCTGGTCGAACGCGCCCAGGCGGGCGTGTTCGTCGCCGTGGTGGTCGACTGGCTCGGCTGCCTCGGGCAGTCGCGCGGCGCGTTCTGGGCGCCGCTGCGCGCAGCCGGCGGCGAGGTGCGCGTGTTCAACCCGCTGCAACTGGGCCAGCCGCTGGGCTGGATCAGCCGCGACCATCGCAAGCTGCTGGTGGTGGACGGCGTGCTCGGCTTCCTGTCCGGCGTGTGCATCAGCGCGAAATGGCTGGGCGACCCGGCGCGCGGCGTGCCGCCCTGGCGCGACACCGGCGTGGCGCTGCGCGGCCCGGCGGTGGCCGAGCTGGAGGCTGCGTTCGCGCAGAGCTGGGGCGAGACCGGCGTCGCGCTGCGCCAGCTCCCGGCCGCGGCGGAGCCGGCCACGCCGGCCGGCGACGTGGCGCTGCGGCTGATCGCCACCCAGCCGTCCACCGCCGGCATGTACCGGCTCGACCAGATGATCGCCGCGATGGCGCGCAAGACGCTGTGGCTCACCGACGCCTACTTCGTGGGCCTGGCGCCGTACGTGCAGGCGCTGGTCGCCGCCGCACGCGACGGCGTGGATGTGCGTCTGCTGGTGCCCGGCAGCAGCGACATCCCGGTAGTGGCCGGCATGTCGCGCTCGGGCTACCGGCCGCTGCTGAAGGCCGGCATCCGCATGTTCGAGTGGAACGGCTCGATGCTGCACGCCAAGACCGCGGTGGCCGACGGCCAGTGGGCGCGGGTCGGTTCGTCCAACCTCAACATCGCCAGTTGGCTCGGCAACCGCGAACTCGACGTGGCGGTCGAGGACGCCGGCTTCGCCCGCCAGCTCGCCGCGCAATACGAGCGGGACCTGGACAATGCCACCGAGATCGTGCTGGCCTCGCGCCGGCACCGGCACGGCGGCGGCAGCCGCGAACGGGTGTGCCGCAGCGAGGTGCCGCCGCCGCGCGTGCGCCACGCCGGCGGCAGCTCCGGCCGTGCCGCCGCCGGCGCGCTGCGCATCGCCAATAGCGTCGGCGCCGTGCTCACCAACCGGCGCGTGCTCGGCGACACCGGCAGCGGGTCGCTGGTGATCGGCACCGTGGTACTCGCCGTGCTGGCGGTGGTCGCCTTCGTATGGCCGGCATGGATCGGCTGGCCGTTCGGCGCCATTGCCGCCTGGTTCGCGCTGAACCTGGGCATCCGCAGCTGGCGCGCGCGCAAGCGCCGCTGGCGCGAACTGCGCGACGCCGACGACGACTGA